A part of Carettochelys insculpta isolate YL-2023 chromosome 1, ASM3395843v1, whole genome shotgun sequence genomic DNA contains:
- the LOC142007595 gene encoding olfactory receptor 52B2-like: MMAADNQTFFAPVTFILTGIHGTEESQVWTSIPFCLMYIAALLGNSLLLFIILTERSLHEPMYLFLCMLAMDDLLLSTTTVPMMLAVFWCRAGEISFVACLTQMFFIHVSFISESAILLAMAFDRYVAICNPLRYSTVLTKPVIGKIGLAVVTRSFCLIFPVVFLVKRLKFCRTNLLPHTYCEYMAISRLACDHITVNVWYGVALAILAIGLDAALIAVSYGLILKAVFQLPSKGARLKALNTCGSHVCVMLLFYTPAFFSFFAYRFGQIIPGYILILLTNLYVLIPPMLNPIIYGVATREILKQLMRVFYRCCSRTFLMSKATALGH, from the coding sequence ATGATGGCAGCCGACAATCAGACCTTTTTTGCCCCTGTGACCTTCATCCTGACCGGCATCCATGGCACAGAGGAGTCTCAGGTCTGGacctccatccccttctgtctgATGTATATTGCGGCGCTTCTTGGGAACTCTCTCCTCCTATTCATCATATTGACAGAacgaagcctccatgagcccatgtaccttttcctctgcatgctggccatGGATGATCTACTGCTGTCAACCACAACAGTGCCCATGATGCTGGCAGTATtctggtgcagagctggggaaattTCTTTTGTTGCCTGCCTGACCCAGATGTTTTTCATCCACGTCAGTTTTATTTCCGAGTCGGCCATCCTGCTGGCCATGGCGTTTGATCGGTATGTTGCCATCTGCAACCCCTTGAGATACAGCACTGTGCTAACCAAGCCTGTGATAGGGAAAATAGGGCTGGCGGTTGTCACAAGAAGTTTCTGTCTCATTTTTCCCGTTGTCTTTCTCGTGAAGCGACTGAAGTTCTGCAGAACCAACCTCCTGCCTCACACTTATTGTGAGTACATGGCCATATCCCGGCTGGCCTGCGACCACATCACAGTCAACGTCTGGTACGGTGTAGCCCTGGCTATTTTAGCAATTGGCTTGGATGCTGCACTCATTGCTGTGTCTTACGGGCTGATCCTAAAAGCTGTTTTCCAGCTCCCATCCAAGGGTGCCCGGCTCAAGGCTCTGAACACCTGTGGCTCACACGTCTGTGTCATGCTCTTATTCTATACGCCagcctttttctccttttttgcaTATCGCTTTGGGCAGATCATCCCCGGTTACATTCTTATTCTATTGACCAACCTCTACGTGCTCATCCCTCCCATGTTAAACCCCATCATTTATGGGGTGGCCACAAGAGAGATCCTGAAACAGCTGATGAGGGTGTTTTATCGATGCTGCAGCAGAACCTTCCTGATGAGCAAAGCCACAGCACTTGGGCATTAA